Proteins encoded by one window of Fusobacterium varium:
- a CDS encoding HAD family phosphatase: MKYKMIVTDLDDTLLNSEKKISPVDLKAIMKAQEAGIKFILCSGRPTFAMRDLAKEIEAEKFDEYILSFNGSIITNCKTNENIFEASLEKEDLHLMYDFSKKYNTHILTYINDEVVSETESEYIDVEVNLTKMNHRVVKSFKEYVDRGAVKCMLLAEPSYLKKVEVELKKEYGDKYSIAISKPFFLEVTKLGIDKGVAVKKLAEKLNIPIKEVIAVGDSFNDLPMLKAAGTSVAVENAQPEIKEQVDFIVKSNNDGGIADLIEKFVFYHSNN, from the coding sequence ATGAAATATAAGATGATTGTTACAGATTTAGATGATACTCTTCTAAACTCTGAGAAAAAAATATCACCTGTTGATTTAAAAGCTATTATGAAAGCTCAAGAAGCTGGAATAAAATTTATTCTTTGTTCTGGAAGACCTACTTTTGCTATGAGAGATCTTGCAAAGGAGATTGAAGCTGAGAAATTTGATGAATATATTTTATCTTTCAATGGTTCTATTATTACTAATTGTAAAACTAATGAAAATATCTTTGAAGCATCTCTTGAAAAAGAGGATCTGCACTTGATGTATGACTTTAGTAAAAAATATAATACTCATATTTTAACTTATATCAATGATGAAGTAGTTTCTGAAACTGAAAGTGAGTATATAGATGTAGAAGTTAATTTAACTAAGATGAATCATAGAGTAGTAAAAAGTTTTAAAGAATATGTAGATAGAGGGGCTGTTAAATGTATGCTTTTAGCTGAACCTAGCTATCTAAAAAAAGTTGAAGTTGAATTAAAAAAAGAGTATGGGGATAAATATAGTATTGCTATTTCTAAGCCTTTCTTCCTTGAAGTAACTAAACTTGGAATTGATAAGGGGGTAGCTGTTAAAAAATTAGCTGAAAAACTTAATATTCCTATTAAAGAAGTTATAGCTGTTGGTGATTCTTTTAATGATCTTCCTATGTTAAAAGCTGCTGGAACTTCTGTGGCTGTTGAAAATGCTCAACCTGAAATAAAAGAACAAGTTGATTTTATTGTAAAATCTAACAATGATGGTGGAATTGCTGATCTAATAGAAAAATTTGTATTTTATCATTCTAATAATTAA
- a CDS encoding flavin reductase family protein, with protein sequence MEKKLFKGSVVLNPVPVVLITSKNSEGKDNVFTVAWTGTICTKPPMLSISIRPERLSYEYIKETMEFTVNLPTRRLTRETDYCGVRSGRTNDKIKEMGFTLKDGKEVKSSYIEECPVNIECKVKQIIPLGTHDLFLAEVLCSHIDSRLLDENEKIHFEWANLIAYSHGEYFPMPKEAIGSFGYSVAKKKTIEKRELLKRKTVPENKTKRKTTTKKKKVKR encoded by the coding sequence ATGGAAAAAAAACTTTTTAAGGGAAGTGTTGTCTTAAATCCTGTTCCTGTTGTTTTAATAACAAGTAAAAATTCAGAGGGAAAAGATAATGTTTTTACAGTTGCTTGGACAGGAACTATTTGTACAAAACCTCCTATGCTTTCAATATCTATTAGACCTGAAAGATTATCTTATGAATATATAAAAGAAACTATGGAATTTACTGTTAATCTTCCTACAAGAAGACTAACTAGAGAAACTGACTATTGTGGAGTTCGTTCAGGTAGAACAAATGATAAAATTAAAGAGATGGGATTCACTTTAAAAGATGGGAAAGAGGTAAAATCTTCATATATTGAAGAGTGTCCTGTAAATATTGAGTGTAAAGTAAAACAAATTATCCCTCTTGGAACTCATGATCTTTTTTTAGCTGAGGTTCTATGCTCACATATTGATTCAAGATTATTAGATGAAAATGAAAAAATCCATTTTGAATGGGCTAACCTTATTGCTTATTCTCATGGAGAATATTTCCCAATGCCAAAAGAAGCTATTGGAAGCTTTGGTTATTCAGTTGCTAAGAAAAAAACTATTGAAAAAAGAGAACTTTTAAAAAGAAAAACAGTACCTGAAAATAAAACAAAAAGAAAAACTACAACAAAAAAGAAAAAGGTGAAAAGATAG
- a CDS encoding amidohydrolase, translating into MDKNQLKERVIRAIEENKDIIINIGRKIYNNPEFGYKEFETTKSVVEFFKNELNIENIEENIAYTGCRARINEDKTGPKVAILGELDGISCAEHCDANSIGASHTCGHNIQIAGMLGVAIGLIKSGVFKELDGKIDFIATPAEEFIELAYRSKLKEEGKIKYFGGKQELIRKGAFDDVDMSLMFHALDTGDKKVLVGPVSNGFIGKEVKFIGKEAHAGSAPYEGINALNAAMLAINNVHAQRETFKEADKVRFHPIITKGGDIVNVVPADVRMEAYVRARTIESLIDANKKVNRALMAGAMAVGAEIEIKELPGYLPILRHDSMEKVLRENINFIGIKDDEIIEGGDFTGSFDFGDVSHIIPTLHPMFGGVTGALHTRNYSITDEEFAYLAPAKSLALTVVDLLFDNAKIGKEILANFKPAMTKEEYLEFLQSNDKTIKG; encoded by the coding sequence TTGGATAAGAATCAATTAAAGGAAAGAGTTATCAGAGCTATTGAAGAGAACAAAGATATTATAATCAATATTGGAAGAAAAATTTATAACAACCCTGAATTTGGTTATAAAGAGTTTGAAACTACTAAATCTGTTGTTGAATTTTTTAAAAATGAATTAAATATTGAGAATATTGAAGAAAATATAGCTTACACAGGTTGTCGTGCAAGAATAAATGAAGATAAAACTGGTCCTAAAGTTGCTATTTTAGGAGAACTTGATGGTATATCTTGTGCTGAACATTGTGATGCTAACTCAATAGGAGCTTCTCATACTTGTGGACATAATATTCAAATTGCTGGGATGTTAGGAGTTGCTATTGGACTTATTAAGTCTGGTGTCTTTAAAGAGCTAGATGGAAAGATTGATTTTATTGCCACACCTGCTGAAGAGTTTATTGAACTTGCTTATAGAAGTAAACTAAAAGAAGAGGGAAAAATTAAATATTTTGGTGGTAAACAGGAACTTATTAGAAAAGGGGCATTTGATGATGTAGATATGAGTCTTATGTTCCATGCTCTTGACACTGGAGATAAAAAAGTTTTAGTTGGTCCTGTAAGTAATGGTTTCATTGGTAAGGAAGTTAAATTTATTGGTAAAGAAGCTCATGCTGGTTCTGCTCCTTATGAGGGTATTAATGCTTTAAATGCTGCTATGTTAGCTATAAATAATGTACATGCTCAAAGAGAAACTTTCAAAGAAGCTGATAAAGTTAGATTTCATCCAATTATAACTAAGGGTGGAGATATAGTTAATGTTGTCCCTGCTGATGTTAGAATGGAAGCTTATGTTAGAGCTAGAACTATTGAAAGTCTTATAGATGCTAATAAAAAAGTTAATCGTGCTTTAATGGCTGGTGCTATGGCTGTTGGTGCTGAAATTGAGATTAAAGAACTTCCAGGGTATCTTCCTATTTTAAGGCATGATTCAATGGAGAAAGTTTTAAGAGAAAATATAAATTTTATAGGAATTAAAGATGATGAAATTATAGAAGGTGGAGATTTTACAGGATCATTTGATTTTGGAGATGTGTCACATATTATTCCTACTTTACATCCTATGTTTGGTGGAGTGACAGGAGCTCTGCACACTAGAAACTATTCTATTACAGATGAAGAGTTTGCTTATCTTGCTCCTGCTAAATCTTTAGCTCTAACTGTTGTAGATCTGCTTTTTGATAATGCAAAAATTGGAAAAGAGATTTTAGCTAACTTTAAACCAGCTATGACTAAAGAGGAATATTTAGAGTTTTTACAATCTAATGATAAGACTATAAAAGGATAA
- the minE gene encoding cell division topological specificity factor MinE translates to MGIFDFFKKEDNSSKNIAKDRLKFVLIHDRAMLPASVLEEMKDEIIAVISKYVDIDKEALNIEVTENPENKRSTALIANIPLVAKKEKNS, encoded by the coding sequence ATGGGAATTTTTGATTTTTTTAAGAAAGAGGATAACAGCTCTAAAAATATTGCTAAAGATAGACTGAAATTTGTTTTAATTCATGATAGAGCTATGCTACCAGCAAGTGTCTTAGAAGAGATGAAAGATGAGATAATAGCAGTTATATCTAAATATGTGGATATTGATAAAGAGGCTCTTAATATAGAGGTAACTGAAAACCCAGAAAATAAAAGAAGTACAGCTTTAATAGCTAATATTCCACTAGTGGCTAAAAAAGAGAAAAATAGTTAA
- a CDS encoding septum site-determining protein MinC, with protein MNNYVILKGKKDRLVIHLNSEVDFLTLRDSLVEKIQEAKNFIGSVHLAIEFSNRVLTELEENVLIDLIKLNSDINITYVFSESGSGINKKEKIKFFKAVTEEGPTKFFRGTLRSGSKIEYDGNIVVIGDVNPGAMLRAKGNIIVLGHLNGAVYAGLDDDKDAFIGANYMNPIQLVIGSTIAKPMQKEILDTNKVDRKGGFKIAYIKNSEILIEDFSARSYNE; from the coding sequence ATGAATAATTATGTTATTTTGAAAGGAAAAAAGGATAGGCTGGTAATACATCTAAATTCAGAGGTAGACTTTTTAACTCTTAGGGATAGCTTAGTTGAAAAGATACAAGAGGCTAAAAATTTTATTGGAAGTGTTCACTTAGCAATAGAATTTTCTAATAGAGTTTTAACTGAATTAGAGGAAAATGTTCTTATTGATTTGATTAAATTAAATAGTGATATAAATATTACCTATGTCTTTTCTGAAAGTGGTTCAGGAATAAATAAAAAAGAGAAGATAAAGTTTTTTAAAGCAGTAACTGAAGAGGGACCAACTAAATTTTTTAGAGGAACTCTTAGATCAGGAAGTAAAATAGAATATGATGGAAATATAGTTGTTATTGGAGATGTAAATCCAGGAGCTATGTTGAGGGCAAAGGGAAATATAATAGTACTAGGACATCTAAATGGAGCTGTTTATGCAGGACTAGATGATGATAAAGATGCTTTTATAGGTGCTAACTATATGAATCCAATTCAACTTGTAATAGGTAGTACAATAGCTAAACCTATGCAAAAAGAGATATTAGATACAAATAAGGTAGATAGAAAAGGAGGCTTCAAGATAGCCTACATAAAAAATAGTGAGATATTAATAGAAGATTTTAGTGCACGTTCATATAATGAATAA
- a CDS encoding DHA2 family efflux MFS transporter permease subunit → MSIPFEIISATLALSIGSFMNVLDSTIVNVSLTHIAGDFAVAPTQGTWVITSYAVSEAIFLPLIGWLTKRFGIVRQYTLATLFFTGASVLCGVSFSFGFLLFARVLQGIVGASMIPLSQTLMLSFYPKEKKAMALGIWSMTIVLAPVLGPVIGGWITDSFSWRWCFYINVPFGILSTYIVHFIFRKKGYKDKIEKVPVDKWGLIFLAIGISALQIMLDKGNDLDWFQSPFIISLALIAFIFLTILVIWEWYHPTPVVNVKLFLNKNFSIGALSITVASIAFFASVVVIPLWLQNYMGYTALDSGIATSTLGLSILFTAPILGSILNNLDARKVVVFGFVLFSITAILTGNYPPDITASYIAGSRFLTGIGLGIFFIPLNTITLSDIPPEELAGASGLYNFTRNIGNSFGTSLAINYWNNRISTHHQDIVSAINVGNPNFQSYINHFSSPLHMKLEMINELITQQSALMGVNDIIIGSGIMILLLIPLIFLARRPIVK, encoded by the coding sequence ATGAGTATTCCTTTTGAAATTATATCTGCTACACTGGCACTATCAATAGGTTCTTTTATGAATGTTTTAGATAGTACTATTGTAAATGTATCTTTAACCCATATAGCTGGAGATTTTGCTGTTGCTCCTACCCAAGGAACTTGGGTTATTACATCATATGCAGTTTCTGAAGCTATATTTTTACCTTTAATCGGTTGGTTAACTAAACGATTTGGCATTGTAAGGCAATATACCCTTGCCACTCTTTTCTTCACTGGAGCAAGCGTTCTCTGTGGTGTAAGTTTTTCTTTTGGCTTTCTGCTTTTTGCTAGAGTTCTTCAAGGAATAGTGGGAGCTAGTATGATTCCATTATCACAAACACTTATGCTAAGTTTCTATCCAAAAGAGAAAAAAGCTATGGCTCTAGGTATATGGTCTATGACAATTGTTCTTGCTCCTGTTCTCGGACCTGTAATAGGTGGTTGGATAACAGATTCATTCTCTTGGAGATGGTGTTTCTATATAAATGTTCCCTTTGGTATCTTATCTACATATATAGTTCACTTTATTTTTAGAAAAAAAGGTTACAAAGATAAGATAGAAAAAGTTCCTGTTGATAAATGGGGACTTATCTTTTTAGCTATTGGAATATCTGCTCTACAAATAATGTTAGATAAAGGAAACGATTTAGACTGGTTCCAAAGTCCATTTATTATAAGTTTAGCATTAATCGCCTTTATATTTTTAACTATATTAGTTATTTGGGAGTGGTATCACCCTACTCCAGTAGTAAATGTTAAACTCTTTCTAAATAAAAACTTTAGTATAGGGGCATTGAGCATAACAGTAGCATCTATTGCCTTTTTTGCTTCAGTTGTAGTTATTCCCCTATGGTTACAAAACTATATGGGATACACAGCTTTAGATAGTGGTATAGCTACCTCTACATTGGGGCTTTCTATTCTTTTTACTGCTCCTATTTTAGGAAGTATTTTAAATAATTTAGATGCTAGAAAAGTTGTTGTATTTGGTTTTGTACTTTTTAGTATCACAGCTATTTTAACTGGAAACTACCCACCAGATATAACAGCAAGTTACATTGCAGGCTCTCGTTTTTTAACAGGAATAGGATTGGGAATTTTCTTTATTCCTCTAAATACAATTACCCTTTCAGATATTCCCCCAGAAGAGTTAGCAGGGGCATCAGGACTATATAATTTTACTAGAAATATAGGGAATAGTTTCGGTACATCTCTTGCAATAAACTATTGGAATAACAGAATCTCTACGCATCATCAAGATATTGTTTCAGCTATCAATGTTGGAAACCCTAACTTTCAAAGTTATATCAACCATTTTTCATCTCCTCTACATATGAAATTAGAGATGATAAATGAACTTATAACTCAACAATCTGCATTAATGGGAGTAAATGATATTATTATTGGTAGTGGAATTATGATTTTACTACTTATTCCCCTTATATTTTTAGCAAGAAGACCTATTGTAAAATAG
- a CDS encoding glycine zipper 2TM domain-containing protein, whose amino-acid sequence MKKLFIILAISVLAFAGCTRTEKHIAAGTAAGAVAGHLIGGNTGTIVGAGVGAAAGAIIADKNK is encoded by the coding sequence ATGAAAAAATTATTTATAATTTTAGCTATTTCTGTACTTGCTTTTGCTGGATGTACTCGTACTGAAAAACATATCGCTGCTGGAACTGCTGCTGGAGCTGTAGCTGGACATCTTATTGGTGGAAATACTGGTACTATAGTTGGTGCTGGAGTTGGTGCTGCTGCTGGAGCTATTATAGCAGATAAAAACAAATAG
- a CDS encoding M20/M25/M40 family metallo-hydrolase, with product MNRERIINNFIEMVKIYSPSKKEGKFANYLIETLKELGGEIYLDNGYTKYNGDAPTIFAKFKGDLVGEGVTLCAHMDVIEPCENISPIIENGIIKTDGTTTLGGDDKGGVASIIEVLRILKENNLSHQDIYVLLTPGEEAGMLGAKSIEWKDVSENMRPATNMIVLDNAGRAGIIAHSAPCQYNFTFTFRGKKAHAGIEPEKGINAISMAATAIAKMKIGRINELTTSNIGSITSQFPTNVVPDYCSFHGEVRSHSEETLENIIDEYENIAKNVADKFNGEYTLELSYNYPILKPKDDLKFGKEFAKVYEEIGVESELKVIGGGSDSNILAKEGFNSIIVGVGMYKVHTVEEYLVIEDLLKTTEAILNYIIKYLK from the coding sequence ATTAATAGAGAAAGAATTATTAATAATTTTATTGAAATGGTAAAAATTTATTCTCCATCTAAAAAAGAGGGAAAGTTTGCTAATTATTTAATAGAAACTCTAAAAGAACTTGGTGGAGAGATCTATCTTGATAATGGCTATACAAAATATAATGGGGATGCTCCTACAATTTTTGCTAAATTTAAAGGGGATTTAGTAGGTGAAGGAGTAACTTTATGTGCTCATATGGACGTTATAGAACCTTGTGAAAATATCTCTCCTATAATAGAAAATGGTATTATAAAAACAGATGGAACTACTACCCTTGGAGGAGATGATAAAGGTGGAGTTGCATCTATTATTGAAGTTCTTAGAATTTTAAAAGAGAATAATCTTTCTCATCAAGATATATATGTTCTTTTAACTCCTGGAGAAGAAGCTGGTATGCTTGGGGCAAAAAGTATTGAATGGAAAGATGTGTCTGAAAATATGAGACCTGCTACTAATATGATAGTTCTTGATAATGCTGGAAGAGCTGGTATCATAGCCCATTCAGCTCCTTGTCAATATAATTTTACCTTCACTTTTAGAGGTAAAAAAGCTCATGCTGGTATTGAGCCTGAAAAGGGAATCAATGCTATCTCTATGGCAGCTACTGCTATTGCTAAAATGAAAATAGGACGTATTAATGAACTTACAACTTCAAATATTGGAAGTATAACTTCACAATTTCCTACAAATGTAGTTCCTGACTACTGCTCCTTTCATGGAGAGGTAAGAAGCCATTCAGAAGAAACTCTTGAAAATATAATTGATGAATATGAAAATATTGCTAAAAATGTAGCTGATAAATTTAATGGTGAGTATACTTTAGAACTTTCATACAACTATCCTATTTTAAAACCTAAAGATGATCTTAAATTCGGTAAGGAGTTTGCTAAGGTATATGAAGAAATAGGAGTAGAAAGTGAATTAAAAGTTATTGGTGGCGGATCTGACAGTAATATTTTAGCTAAAGAAGGGTTTAACTCTATTATTGTTGGAGTAGGAATGTATAAAGTACATACTGTTGAAGAGTATCTAGTTATTGAAGATCTTTTAAAAACTACTGAAGCAATTTTAAACTATATTATAAAATATCTAAAATAG
- the minD gene encoding septum site-determining protein MinD, which produces MAKVYVVTSGKGGVGKTTTTANLGAGLALKGNKVLLIDTDIGLRNLDVVIGLENRIVYDLVDVIEGKCRIAQALIKDKRCSNLCLLPAAQIRDKNDINGDQMKTLIDALRNDFDYIIIDCPAGIEQGFKNAIAAADEAIVVTTPEISATRDADRIIGLLEANEIRNPKLIVNRIKMDMVKAGNMLSVEDILDILAIKLLGVVPDDENIVISTNKGEPLVYKGECLAADAYRNIVERMEGKDVPFLNLDVKLGFFEKLKMVFGK; this is translated from the coding sequence ATGGCAAAGGTGTATGTAGTGACATCAGGAAAAGGTGGAGTAGGAAAAACTACTACTACTGCTAATCTTGGAGCTGGGTTAGCTTTAAAGGGGAATAAAGTTCTTTTAATAGATACAGATATTGGATTAAGAAACCTTGATGTAGTAATTGGATTAGAAAATAGAATTGTCTATGATCTAGTTGATGTAATAGAGGGAAAATGTAGAATTGCACAAGCTTTAATAAAAGATAAAAGATGTTCAAATCTATGTTTATTACCAGCTGCTCAAATTAGAGATAAAAATGATATCAATGGAGATCAAATGAAAACTCTTATTGATGCTTTGAGAAATGATTTTGATTATATTATAATTGATTGTCCAGCAGGAATAGAGCAAGGATTTAAAAATGCAATAGCTGCAGCAGATGAGGCAATAGTAGTTACAACTCCAGAAATTTCAGCTACAAGAGATGCTGATAGAATAATAGGGCTTTTAGAGGCTAATGAAATAAGAAACCCAAAACTTATTGTAAATCGTATAAAAATGGATATGGTAAAAGCAGGAAATATGTTAAGTGTAGAAGATATTCTTGATATACTTGCAATTAAATTATTAGGAGTAGTTCCTGATGATGAGAATATTGTTATCTCTACAAATAAAGGAGAACCTTTAGTATATAAAGGTGAGTGTCTAGCAGCTGATGCTTATAGAAATATAGTAGAGAGAATGGAAGGAAAGGATGTTCCATTTTTAAATCTAGATGTAAAACTTGGGTTTTTTGAAAAATTAAAAATGGTTTTTGGAAAGTAG
- a CDS encoding MATE family efflux transporter produces the protein MFKLDKKFIKTLMLLAIPIILQSLVTASLNLLDNLMIGSLGENEIAAVGISNQFYMLYYYTIMGITLGAGIFMSQFWGKKDVASIHKFLGISLVVGMVSTIFFAILAFFFPEMIMKIFIDENIVIEQGVAYLKMVALSYIFTTISLAYAAALRSIGQTKIPMYGSLVGLVFNGILNYIFIFGKFGAPVMGVAGAALGTTVSRFMELAFILFIIYKNKNVVAGKISQLLDFNFNLVKRYFITATPVVFNDVMWIAGITAYFIAYSKLGINATATMQIANTINNVFNIFGIGIASASAILIGNKIGAGKEEDAKEDAIKISVFGVLIGIIIGIFFFFLSPFIAMLFKITPETYNNVIFVLRVMAIVLPLRFFGITQIIGVLRGGGDVMYAIITELVAVWLIGVPLSFIGAVYFKLPITIVYILVCLEEPFKAIATYPRLRSGKWIKNLVKN, from the coding sequence ATGTTTAAATTAGATAAAAAATTTATAAAAACTTTGATGCTTTTAGCAATACCCATTATTTTACAAAGTTTAGTAACAGCATCATTAAATCTTCTTGATAATCTGATGATAGGTTCATTGGGAGAAAATGAGATTGCAGCAGTAGGAATATCTAATCAATTTTATATGCTATATTACTATACAATTATGGGAATTACTCTAGGAGCAGGAATATTTATGTCACAGTTCTGGGGGAAAAAAGATGTAGCAAGTATTCATAAATTTTTAGGAATATCATTAGTTGTTGGAATGGTAAGCACAATATTTTTTGCAATATTAGCATTTTTCTTTCCAGAGATGATAATGAAAATTTTTATAGATGAAAATATTGTCATAGAACAAGGAGTTGCATATTTAAAAATGGTGGCTCTAAGTTATATTTTTACTACTATATCTCTTGCTTATGCAGCAGCTTTAAGAAGTATTGGACAGACTAAAATTCCTATGTATGGAAGTTTAGTGGGACTTGTATTTAATGGAATATTAAACTATATCTTTATTTTTGGTAAGTTTGGAGCTCCTGTTATGGGAGTTGCTGGAGCTGCTTTAGGGACAACTGTTTCAAGATTTATGGAGTTAGCTTTTATTCTATTTATTATTTATAAAAATAAAAATGTTGTAGCAGGAAAAATTTCACAACTTCTTGACTTTAATTTTAATCTTGTAAAAAGATATTTTATTACTGCTACTCCTGTAGTTTTTAATGATGTTATGTGGATAGCAGGGATTACAGCATATTTTATAGCTTATTCAAAATTAGGAATAAATGCCACTGCTACAATGCAGATAGCTAATACAATTAATAATGTTTTTAATATTTTTGGAATAGGAATAGCATCAGCATCAGCTATTTTAATAGGAAATAAGATAGGTGCAGGAAAAGAGGAAGATGCCAAAGAAGATGCAATTAAAATATCAGTTTTTGGAGTATTGATAGGAATTATTATAGGAATATTCTTTTTCTTCTTGTCTCCTTTTATAGCTATGCTATTTAAAATAACTCCTGAAACATATAATAATGTAATTTTTGTTTTAAGAGTAATGGCTATTGTTTTGCCATTAAGATTTTTTGGAATTACTCAAATTATAGGGGTATTACGTGGTGGTGGAGATGTAATGTATGCAATAATCACAGAACTTGTAGCAGTATGGCTAATTGGAGTTCCTCTTTCATTTATAGGAGCAGTATATTTTAAACTTCCAATAACAATAGTGTATATTTTAGTTTGTTTAGAAGAACCATTTAAAGCTATTGCTACTTATCCTAGATTACGTTCAGGTAAATGGATTAAAAATTTAGTTAAGAATTAA
- a CDS encoding cold-shock protein, which produces MKGTVKWFNQEKGFGFITGEDGKDVFAHFSQIQKEGFKTLNENEEVTFDIIEGQKGPQAANIKVR; this is translated from the coding sequence ATGAAAGGTACAGTTAAATGGTTTAATCAAGAAAAAGGATTTGGATTTATTACAGGTGAAGATGGTAAAGATGTATTTGCACACTTCTCTCAAATCCAAAAAGAAGGATTCAAAACTTTAAATGAAAATGAAGAAGTAACTTTTGATATCATTGAAGGACAAAAAGGTCCTCAAGCAGCTAATATCAAAGTTAGATAA